The window atataaatgccCCTCCCCCTTCTCCTAGTAGTCTCTGACTGAGCACTGGTGGGGGGGTGGTTACAGTATGCAGCGATGGGGGTGACCCTGACTATCAACATTAGAAAGTAAATGTGCTGAGGGTGACAACCTACAGCTCTGTACCATCATTCCTCAGGGGTGTCACCCTGACCGTCCCCTGCCcacccacagcagccaatcagatctgctcGCCTATTAATAAAGCTTTTTCTCATTTCCACGGTTTTGCTGTATTCAGAGAGGAAGAAAGAATAAGATGGTGAAATCTAATTGGCTGGTGAAATCTGCTAGGGCAAGACTTCTGATTGGTTCTCTGAGGGCGATCGTTCCTTTGTTGAATGTCCATATGAACATAAAAAACTTGGCTCAGTGGTGGTGAATCATTGCGCTGCAAGATTCAGGCAATTTGCCGTCTGCTCTGCAATGAGGGCCGACCACCCAGCCTGCAGCATAACCATAAATATCAGGCCCTTCTTGGGAATTCACGTTTATGTCATACAAGGGGCCACAATCAGGCACCAAGTGACACCATTGGGGTTGAGGTTCACCAGAGGCCAACCTTTGCCCAGACACAAGATCAGATCTGGGTGCAAAATGATATAAACCTGTCTAGATTCCGGGGAAAAAAATGGCGGTGGGGCTGGGCTTCAGAGGTGGTGGCATTGGGTCTGGGAAATTGGTTTTAGGTCTGGGCAGTGGCGTTGGGTTTCAGTGGCGGGATTAGGTCTGGGCAGTGTTGAGTCTTAGTGGTGGTGGCATTAGGTCTCGACTATAGTGGCTTTGGTCCTCGGTGATGGCGTAAGTTCTGGGTGGTGGCGTTAGGTCTCGGCAATGGCGTTAGGTCTGGGTGGTGGTGTTGGGTCTAGGCCATGGTGGTGTTGGGTCTGGGTGGTGGTGTTGGGTCTAGGCCATGGTGGTGTTGGGTCTGGGTGGTGGCTTAGGTCTTGGCGGCAGTGTTGGGTCTCAGTGGTGGTGGCGTTAGCTCTTGGCAGTGGTGTTGGGTCTTGGGGGTGACGTTGGGTCTTAGCGGTGGCGTTAGGTCTAGACTATGGTGGTGTTGGGTCTCGGTGGCAGCGTAGGGTCTGGGTGGTGGCGTTAGGTGTGGGTGGCTGTGTTGAATTTGGGCAGTGGCGTTGGGTCACGGTGGTGGCGTTGGGTCACGGTGGTGGCGTTGGGTCACGGTGGCGCCGTTGGGTCTCAGCAGCGGTGTTGAGTCCGGGTGCCAGTGTTTGATTGGCGATCGGTATTCTTGGCAGAGTGATGATGTTTTTCTAGAATTGAagtcccccccaccccccttccaATCCCTCTTCCACCCCAATGCCTTTCAATGGATGACCAGACCGTAGCACCGCCCATATTTATTAATGGTGCCTATTGGTGCTGATGAATTGATGGTGGAAGATTCCCAGCCCCTCCCCCAGGAAGTCTCACTTCTCCTGCTGGAATTGAGTGAGCCTGGTTGGTTTCTAAGCTTTCAGATGCTAACAAAAGGGGGCGGCTCCCTATACCCCACTATGCAATGTACAGCCTCAGGGAGCTACTGCAAGGTGATTTGTGGGAGGAGATGGGGGCGTGGCCAAGGTCAGACTTTACtgaaagtcaagatttgcatacgGCAGACAGGTGCTGTCCCAGAGTTCATTGCAGCAACATTGGGAGGGGAGGGGCCGTACACCCGCTGTGGTCATTATGAGGGGCCCCACCATCCctgtacaccagctgtgcccattataaggggccaCACCATCCCTGTACAccggctgtgcccattattaggggccccaccatccctgtacaccagctgtgcccattattaggggccccaccatccctgtacaccggctgtgcccattatgaggggctcccaccatccctgtacaCCGGCTCTGCCCAATATTAGGGGCCCCACCATCCCTGTACAccggctgtgcccattattaggggCCCACTATCCCTGTACACCggctgtgcctattatgaggggctcccaccatccctgtacaccggctgtgcccattattaggggCCCACTATCCCTGTACACCGGCTGTGCCTATTATgggggtccccaccatccctgtgcagTTCCCGGGTTGGGGGTTTGCGCTTTGTCCCCGGATTAGGTCAGGAAATATGATGCCCCCTCCCCCACCCGGCAGGTTTCTCGGAGTCTCTCCAGGATCCGGCTCCTCACGCATGACTGGACACGGTGAAAGGCGACGCCGCTGTGATTGGGTAAACAGTTGACTGAAGGGTTTTCCAGCAGACAGAGCTGATGCATGGGGGCTCCCCGGCCTGGTGACAGGACCAATCAACCCGCAAGGGCCAGAAGCTCCATCCGACTTAGGGAATGCGGATAAGGAGCACCGGTCTTACCCCTCTTGTTCTTTAGAGCCGCCATTAATTTGTGAATTTTAGCCACAGCGCCCCCTATCTCCTGTGTGCCTGGATATTGGGGATCATGTGACCTCTTCCCATGATGCATTGCTCGTGTTTACAGACCTCAATAGGGCCCCGAAAACCCAGGGAGCTCCAATAGGCAAATTTAGACTTTGGCTGGTAAAGTCAAGCCTGGCTCCACCCCCTTGTACCTCCCACGCTTAGCTGTTCATCATCTTAAATTGGCAGCTTTCATTATAATGCTCCCGGATGATCCTGCCATTAGGGTTCAGGCACTTCTTGgtgtagggtgacaatgctccGTCTCCTGATTGTCCAGTTGTCACATGGGCTCCAGATGGAGAGACCACAAGGGGGCGTTTTATCACACTGGCCCAGTGGTCTCACCAGACCTGAGAAATGCCAGGCAGCCATCGGTcacatagacaggaagtggctgcacaGGGGCTGCGggggatcagcagcactgagatgggaCAAAGGAGGGCAAAGTCTGGGGGGTTGTAGTCCAACATCTGGAGAATTTTCCACcggctgggagttgtagttcctcCGCAGCATCCTCAGCTCGCAGTTCTGGCACTCTGCACCCTTCGCCATGCCAGGAGCTCTGGATAGACATCAGCTGTTCCCTCCTGCGTCACCACAGCGGGCAATCGTTCCGGTCGTGCAGGTGGCGGGGTCAGGCGATCCCAGCGGAATGTGGAGCTGGCAGCACTCCGACCACCACAACAGGGTGGTAATGTTATGTAATCACAGCTCTGATCCCCCTATAGGGGTGACACAGGAGCTCCGCATTCCTCTACCACCAGGGGGTGACCACACAGGGCATCATGTGACACCTCATGGCCCCCACCTGCTCCTGGCTACATATATCATTCTCTGACGGACGgcgccatctttattcaggcatccaTCAGGGTCCCTCTCTACTTCCTGTGCTTCCGGTTCAGAGGTGACCCCATTATGGGTGCGAttgcaaatgtctgacacagatcagcccctgctgcagccacTCATCATGTGACTGGCAGTCTGATCAGTGGGGCgcaggagactgaggaaatgcttcttcctgcctgcagcagagtgatgacatcatcagcctaggcaaagtcactgactggagctcaAAGACGGCTTATTTAAAGTGGAGGTTTTCCGAAATATGGCCCTGTATATATTGACGTCAGAGATTTATTGAGATGTGACAGGTTTGTCACTTTAGGAGTTTCTCTTTAACCACACCAGCAGATGATGAAGCGGTTAATGAAACCTTCATTTAGAGGAGAGTCGCTGCTTCTCATTGGTCATTCTAGTTTTATAGCGCTGCATATGATCCATAAGCGTtacctggagttccactttaatacaaaGAGCAACAGCTCCACCTGGTGTTCAGAAGGAGGAACAACACCCGGAGTAGACTGATCACACACAGAGGATCCACTGGGCTGCATCTGATCTGAGGGTCCCAGGGATCACCGACATCATCGCCAACGCTGCCATAAGATCACATGATGCCATTGTGCAGGGACCCCAgagacccccccacccccatgcaaggaccccccccccacctggtgacaacagtggatgTCTCCAGTGCTGAGTTTGAGATGTGCCCAGCAGGTGCACAACCACAATCTATGGACTGGATCTATCTATTCAATCAGTGTTTTCACACAACATTCACACAGTATCAACTAAAAAAGCATGTTAATGTTcggtgaaagttgtgtgaatcatTGATAAATGCACTGGGCAGGTTTCCTGATAGTGACGCAGCCCATGTCAGCATAATGTAGTCACATGAACAAAAGGGTGACAACGCGGGAGTACAATTGGGAGgcagggacagagcgttgtcaccctgggacaggaagtgcctgaatgAGGCAGGATCATTCAATGAGCTTTGATACATGTCCATATTTCAGGCACCAGGTCCCCTGGCAGGATTCACTGCCCCAGCCCTCATACAGATGAATGTGGATGGTGAAGATCCCGGTAACTATGGATTCATCGCCTGAGGCCACGCGAGCTCGGCACGCAATGTCTGCAAATATTTACTTGACCCATTTAAACCGGTGACACGCAAGAGGACGGCATCCATCCTTCCTGAATCAGCGCCAAGACGGAACAGGATTGTCCAGAATTATCCAGAGCTATGTAAAGGAGAACACTGCAGAACAGAACTGAGTGTCAATCTGCGACCAATTACACACCAGGAGGAGGCTGATCCGTCCTCGACTCGTCCAATCAGCATTCAGTGTGGATGCTCATTATCAccaaacgcaaaaaaaaaaaaaaatcaaaaatctgagactttaaagtgaagaaaatcattaattttatttatttttagtaaacatcTGAATTGGCAGCAATGACTTTTTATTGAAGTGAGGATCCGCCCCCGAGGAACAGCATGGAATGTTTTCATTACTGAACGCTCTGCTTAAAGAGATTTATAGAAGCAACAAATCCCTTTTTTTGTGTCCTAAACAGAAGACAAAACCAGGGGTCGGGGTGCTCCTTTGATGCCGGGTTTGATGACAACAGGCAGGGCTGTTCCTATATTCCTCGTGGGTGTGGCAACCAAGTCACCAATATTATTGGGGGGGTGTAGGAGGGGCCACAATGATGGTTTAGGACTCCAGAATTTGATAGTCAATGTGTTATAAAAGAAGCTGTCCAATACCCGATCACCAGGGCCGGGATGGCTGCATGGGGGAGGGGCCTTAGTGGAATAAAGGGAGGGGTAAATTGGGTGTAAATAGCTGCAGTGAATTTATTTTCCTCTAATCCCACCCATCCAACCATCTCAGCGGCATTAGACACCTAGGAATGGGTCGATTTGTGATTGTGACTCCAAAACCTTCATTGTGGCCTCCATAACCTCAAACACACCCCCTGGCTTGCCCCGCCCACGAGGCTCCTATGTATACAAACCATTGCACTTCACACTGCACAATCAAACTGCGTCTGAACCCAGCGCCTCGGCCCTACACCCTCAAGTCACAGATTGTACCGCAACCTCTGATCCGGTCATAAATAAATCCGAGCGGCACCCAAAGACGAGGAAGATATACACAGGACGTTCTGACCCGGAAGTCTCATGCAACAAAGATGGCGTTCAATCTTCATTCCCGAATCCTGGATACAAATGGCTGAACGCCCTTCGGTGCACAGGGTCAGGTGATACATATCTGGCGGCACTGCCCCCCGAGCTGCGTTCTGTTTGGAATTGCACTGCGCCATGTTATGCAGAAATCTGCTGCCAAGCGAggcaacaggaagtgctgcaaaATTCTTTGGTAATTGTAGGAAAATAAAGCTTTATGTTATATTTGCATCtctcacaaaaataattttattctctATAAACGGAGTTTCACCCAAAATTCACAGTCAGAGTGACCCAGAAGAGAAAatagtaacccatagcaaccaggtAATTCTTTACTGATTGGTCGGTTGGGCTGCTGCAGTTATTGGATCATAAACCAGAAGGAAAGTAGAGAGGAACAATGAGCAGCAAGACCTCCCAACCGTCCATCAAACCCATCTTATGCTGCATCAGGTGTTACCTGGTTAATAGCCCCACCCTCGCGGAGCTCATCCTAGCCCCGCCCACAtcatataaagctgaactccaaggcTGTGGGGACATGACAAGGACAGGGCAGATCGGTTCATCCATCTTTCAATCTCGCCATCGCCTGACCTGCTGCAGAACCGTTTCTTTTAGTGACCCTCGTGATCCATGCTGCAGTTCTAATACCACTACCTGGTCATGTCAGCGCCCCCTATCTGTGATGTAATCAAAGGACAGCCAATGAGAAGTGCCTGCATCACCAGTGACATGGGCACCCTAAAAAGGAGCCTTCCACTCTGCAGTCTACAAAAaagaggtcacatgaccatgtaTTCAGGAGGGAGAGGTCCCTGGGGTTCAGTTTTAAATTGTTCCTGCAAAACTTTACTAAATTAATTTCCTTTGCACCCAAAATTTCAATCTGTATATATCAGTGGAGGGGACATTTATAAAGCCATAATTACCCGCTTGCCATGGCGTGCACGGGCTGCCAGTCATTTAGTCTCCAGCTCTGTGCACACCATTAGGAAAGACAgtgagcaaaggaaaaaaaaaagccacacaaaTTCAAAACAGGCTAAATAAATGTCCCCTTTGCTGTACCGTATTTCCACACATGATTTCCTGCTCTCACCTGAGCTGCTCTGAGAAGGGCGGTAGCCAATCAGCTGTTGTATAACGGGACCACTCTAGAAATGGTGTTCCTGCATATGGGGCATTTTTTGGGCTCCGGCAGGGCCTGGTAGCACTGGAAGCAGGAGCAGACGTGCCCGCATTCTAGAAAGACAGAAGAtttctgattggccaggcagATGATGCAGGAGTTCCGGGTCTCCTCTGATTCGTCGTCGCCAAGCCTCGCTCTCGTATCTTTAAGTTCCTGCTGGAGCCTCTTGAGGCGCTGTTTCTCCTTGTAGTGCCTGTACTGGCGTCTCAGGATAAAGAAGAGGGAGAGACAGGTAGCGGCTCCGCACAGCAGGCACAGCACCTTCCATTTTCGGGCATCAGATTCGCTTCTCTGCACCAACGAATCAAAGTCCAGCTTGCTGAGGTAATACTGCATGCCCGCCTTAGGGGGCTGCAGCTTGATCATCTTATTGTCCAAGACCAGCTCGCCCACTCCCGTCACCGTCGCCCCAATTTTTAGCATTTCCTCCGTCTCTTGGATCCCTTTGGGGCGCTCACCAGTCAGGAGGTGCCCAAGGGCGTTGGTGAAGGATTGTACGGCCGGGTGGAACTTCTCGTAGACGGTCTCTAGGTCCAACTCTGTGGCCTCTAAAGGTTTTATGACCCGGACAGCGAGGCTGCTGGTGTCTGGATCCTCCCGCACCAGGTCAAAGGGCACCGAATTGGTTCTCTGGTGGATGATTTTCTCATGGTCGTTCCTGGGGGGAAAACAAAAGTCCTAAATGTCTGGATGTTATAGGGACCCAATTCcttctgattgaactctgcctcTGACTTTAATATTAAATCTGCACTCCGCCCCCCCCTTTATTAAATTTTACCACCAGtcttccccttcattaaatctgccccaacCTCCTCCACATCTAATCCACCCTCTGGTCTCCCCCTCATTGAATCCACCCTCACCaccattaaatctgccctctggccttcCCTTCCTTGAATCTGCCCTACCCCTCATTAAATCCGACCTCCGGCCTCCCCTTccctaaatctgccctctggcctccccctttattaaatcagcttttcggcctccccttcattaaatctgccctccggcctccccctTCATTATATTCGACCTCCCCATCCTTGAATCTGCCCACCGCCCTCCCCTTCCTTGAATCTGCCCTCCCCCTCATTAAATCAAGCCTCTCCTCAATAAATCTCCCCTCCGGCCTCCCCCTTCAATATATTCGCCCTCCCCCTCCTTGAATCTGCCCTCTGGTTTCCCCCGCTTTGAATCTGCCCTCCACCCTGCCCTTCCTTGAATCtgccctccccttcattaaatccaCCCTTTcctcaataaatctgccctccggcctcccgtAAGTCTCCTGCAGTTGTatcggctcctctcctggactgaattGCTTCCCCTGATGTCACTGTACACCTAAGGCTTCTCACATTGTccatcagaagctgcagcaagtcagataaaccccgcctcatttcctggatGAAGGACATCGcacatcatctagcccctccctccctaGCCTGCCAACCCTGGCTCCACCCCTTGTATTAATTGGCTCTTGGTTCATTCAATCATTAAAGCTCAGCGTCACATGACAGGGGCTCTGACCCTTCCACAATCTGATAAATGAATCAATACACTTCAAACAATACATTATTCACTCCAAATGGCGCCGTACTCCCATCCAATCCGGAATCTGGTTTATATTTAACCCCTGGTGACGCTGGTAGCTGATCAGGTGAGTGCTTGGCAGGGTTCACCTGCGTGCGCTGAGATTGTATCCGTGGTAACAGGGCGGGACCTTCGCTGCCAGTTTCCTGTATGCAGAGCATTCATCACCCAAATGTGACAAAGGACATAAATCTGGGTGACTCCGACTTCTTCCTCATCCCGGCCAACCTGTGCCAACAGCCACCTGCCAGCCGCTACCCTCCGGCTTTATTTATCAAAACTGGGTCACgcataaagagaaccagtcacagaACAAGAGGCTTCTTCTCTTCaaaattgtaatgtaatataCAGTAATTGCTGTAGTGTGGGGTGCAAGGACACCCAGTGTCCCGTGAGCTGTCCCTGGGCTCCCCCTTACCTAAAAATCCCTTTTTATCTTACTGTAAGGCGGGTCACATGATGCTTCTCTTTGTTTTGCAGGAGGCGGAGTCTTTCTATTGGCTTCCTATTGGTTGTCCATTAGCAGGGTCCTCTCTGGATCCAGAAGAGGAGTCTATGGCGGTGATATCACTGCAAGGGGATTGTCAGGGACCGGCCAGCATAGAGGCATCAGCAGCAATGA of the Pyxicephalus adspersus chromosome 11, UCB_Pads_2.0, whole genome shotgun sequence genome contains:
- the MUL1 gene encoding mitochondrial ubiquitin ligase activator of NFKB 1, encoding MERPSLGQMILLASSSAITAIFYTVYCQKYRTAQTLKGAKRISLDDELQNFLMDLPGKCVPYAVIEGVVRAAKDSLSSQFMDSCKGVIHRLSLKEHKMVWNRTTHLWNDHEKIIHQRTNSVPFDLVREDPDTSSLAVRVIKPLEATELDLETVYEKFHPAVQSFTNALGHLLTGERPKGIQETEEMLKIGATVTGVGELVLDNKMIKLQPPKAGMQYYLSKLDFDSLVQRSESDARKWKVLCLLCGAATCLSLFFILRRQYRHYKEKQRLKRLQQELKDTRARLGDDESEETRNSCIICLANQKSSVFLECGHVCSCFQCYQALPEPKKCPICRNTISRVVPLYNS